The DNA segment GCGCGCTCACCACGTCCAGCGCCACCTGCCCGCTGCTGGCCAGCTCCGTGCGGTAGCCCGCCAGCTGCAGGGACTGGCTCAGGGTGAGGAGGATGTTCTTCTCGTCATCGACGATGAGGACGGCGGCGGGCATGGGCAAACCGCTCACACTCTCACGGAAATAATCGGGGCTTCAAGGGTCTCGTGCCGCCCCCCGGGGCCAGGAAAAGACAAATCTTTTGACTCTCCCCGGTGGGTCCGACTACACGCGACAGCCTGGCCCATCCCCTGTGGGCCTCTCTTTTCCCGTGGTTGCTGTCGGAGGAATGATGCGTCGGATTTCGCTTTGGGCCGGGTTGGCCCTCGCCGTGGCCGTGCTGACCGGGTGCCCGCCCACCTACCCCAAGTGCAACAACGACGAGCAGTGCCAGGAGAAGGGCGAGGTCTGCGTCCAGGGCCAGTGCCAGGAGTGCGCGACGGACGCGAACTGCCGTGAGGGCTTCACCTGCCAGGCCAACAAGTGCGCGCCCAAGCCGCCCGAGTGCACCACGGACACGGCCTGTGGCACCGGCCGCATCTGCGAGGCCGGCAAGTGCGCCGAGGCCCAGTGCAAGGACGACTCCGCGTGCAACGGTGGCAAGTGCCAGGCCGGCCGCTGCCAGGCCCCCAAGGACACCTGCACCGCCAGCACCGACTGCGGTGAGGGCCAGGAGTGCCAGTCCGGCAAGTGCGTGACGGCGGACGCCAGCTCCAAGTGCGACTACTCGCCGGTGCGCTTCGGCTTCAACGAGTCCACCCTGGACTCCAGCGCGCAGTCGCGCCTGGGTGAGCTGGCGGCCTGCATCAAGGCCAGCCAGGGCAAGATCACCCTGGGCGGCCACGCGGACGAGCGCGGCACGGAGGAGTACAACCTCCAGCTGTCCAACCGCCGCGCCGCGGCCGTGAAGCGCTACCTGACCGACCTGGGCGTGCCGGGCAACCGGCTGTCCACGGTGGGCTATGGTGAGACCCGCCCGGTGTCCAGCGCGGCCACCGAGGAAGGCTGGGCGGAGAACCGCCGCGTGGAGTTCCAGCGCTAGTTCTGGGGTAGGCTCTGGGGCGCATGGCCGCCCTAGAGTCGGAAACACGCCAGTCCTATCTCGTCTTCGCGTGTGGAAGCAGTTGGTACGCGGTGCCCGCGGAAGCCGCGGCGGAGGTCGTCACCTTCCCCGAGCTGACGCGGGTACCGGGTTCCCCGCCCCACCTGCTGGGAGTGTTCGCGCACCGGGGTGAAGTCATCCCCGTCGTGGACATGAGCCTGCTGGTGGGCGGGGTCACCGCCGGGTCCCGCCGCGCCGTCCTGGTGCGGCTGTCCCGCGGCACGCTGGCCCTCACCGCCAGCAACGTCGCCGGCGTGTCCGCCCTCATGGGACCGCTGGAGCCCCTGGGCCCTTCCGGCGTGCACGTCCACCTGCGCGGCCCCGTGAAGAGCGGCTCGCGCGACGTGGCCGTCATCGACCCGGAAGGCCTCTTCGACCACCTCAGCCAGGGCGGCTAGCCCCATGCTTCCCGCGGGCCGGGTCGAGGGGACGCTCCTGTGCCACGTGGGGCCGCACCGCATCGCCTTCGAGGCGGGCGAGGTGGCCTCCATCGCCGCGCCGGACGCGGGCATGGTGTGCGCCCACCGGGCCTTCCAGGGCGCCGGCGGCGCCCAGCGCGTGCTCGTGACGGCCACCGGGGGAACGGTGGGCGTGGACGGGCTGGAGATTGACTCGGAGGTGCTGTCGGTGCTGCCGCCCTCGCCGGTGGTGGCCGGGGCCTCCGGGGGCAGCCTGCGCGGCTTCGTGCTGACCCGCGGGGTGCTCTGGCCGCTGCTGCGCCTGGAGGCCTTCCAGCGCTACCTGCTGGACCTGGCCGCGGAGGGCGCATGACGCCGCCGCCGGAGCTTCGCTCGCTGGGGCGCTGGACGACGCGGCCGCGCATCCCGGGCAGCTGCCTGGGCGTGGGGGTGGCGTTCCTGCACATCCACCTGTCGCACACGCTGCCGGAGGCCGGCCGCACGCCGCTGACGTGGCTGATGTTCTGCGCGCTCGCGCTGTTCATCAGCGTGGGGTACGCGCGCGACACGCGGGCCCTGCGCACGCTGTTCGCGCTGGGCGAGGGGCGGCTGCCCGTCACGTCGGAGCACCTGCTGGTGGCGGTCCAGGAGGTGGCGGCCATCCCCGGCCGCAGCTTCTGGTTCGTGATGCAGGGGTGGCTGGGCGGCACGCTGACGGTGGCGCTGGCCTTCCCCACGCTCGCGCACGTGCCGTGGACGGAGGGCCTGCGGGTGACGGTGCTGGGGCTGTCCATCGGCCCCTTGAGCGCGATGCTCGTCTACCTGATGGTGGTGCGCCGCGCGCGGGCCACGCTGGAGCGGCTGGTGGAGCTGGGGCCGTCGCCGCTGGAGGTGCTGGCCGCGCTGCCGCCCCGGCGCATGCACATCCGCCGCCGGCTGGTGGTGTTCACCGCCATCGCGGTCCTGGGGCCGTCCCTCTTCATCCTGGACGTGGCCTTCACGCGCACGGTGACGGTGGTGGACGCGTGGGCCCAGGCCACCACGCCGACGGAGCGGGCGGAGGTGATTGCGCGGGCGCGCAAGGGAGAGGAGCCGCCGCTGGGACTCATCGCGGGGCTCGTGACGCTGCTCATCCTGGGCACCGCGGCGCTCGCGGGCACGGCGCTGGCGGAGCCCCTGCGCGCCATCACCGAGGACGCGACGCGCATCGCGCGCGGCGAGGTGCGGCCTCCGCGCGTCATCCACGCCGAGGACGAGGTGTGGGCCACCTCCGCGGCCTTCACCCAGATGCAGGTGCAGCTGGTGCAGGCCCTGTCGCAGCTCAAGCGGGCGGGCATCCAAATCTCCTCCACGACGGAGCAGCTGGTGGCCACCAGCACGGAGCAGGAGGTGGGCGCGGACGAGCAGGCCGGCGCGCTCAACGCCACCAGCGCCACCACGGAGGAGCTGGCCCGGTCCGCGCAGCAGATCGCCGACAACGCGGAGTCCGTGTCCGCCATCGCGGAGACGACCTTCGGCGCGGCGCAGTCCGGCCAGCGCGGCGCCACCGCCTTCCTGGGCGCCATGCAGCGCATGAAGGAGGACAACGAGGCCATCGCGGACGCGGTGGTGCGCCTCAACAAGCGCGTGCAGCAGATTGGCAAGGTGGTGGAGTTCATCAACGAGATCGCCGACAAGTCCGACCTGCTGGCGCTCAACGCGGAGCTGGAGGGGACGAAGGCGGGCGAGGTGGGGCGGGGCTTCTCCCTGGTGGCGGCGGAGATGCGTCGGCTGGCGGAGAACGTCATCCGCTCCACGAAGGAGATTGAAGGCCTCATCGGGGAGATCCGCGACGCGACCAACGGCGCGGTGATGGCCACGGAGGCGGGCCTCAAGACGACGGAGCTGGGCACGCTGCTGGCGGCGCAGGTGGACGACAGCCTGGGGCTCATCCTGGAGCTGGCGCGGCAGACGTCGCACGCGGTGCGCAGCATCTCGCTGGCGACGCTCCAGCAGCAGACGGGCACGGATCAGCTGGCGGCGGCCATGGGCGACATCCTGCGCGTCACCGAGCAGAACGCCGCGGCCACCAAGCAGATGGTGGCGGCCAACGCGGACCTGTCCGCCCTGGCGGCGGACCTGCAACACGTGGTGCAGCGCTTCCACGTGGAGCCCGTGCCCGGTGGCGAGCCCACCGCGGCTCCCGGCGCGTCCGGCGCGACGGGAGGTGCGTGACATGGCGCTGCCTTCACAGGAGGCCCCCCGCCGGGCCGACTTCAGCCGGCAGCTGATGTTCCCCGTGCCGCTGGCGAACCTGGTGGGCTCCACGCTGGGGCTGCACTTCGCGTCGCTCGTGGTGGACGACCCGCGGCTGCGGCTGGGCGCGCTCGTCAGCCTGGTGGTGGGCGTGAGCGCGCTGCACATGCTCCTGGGCGCGGGCGTGTCCCTGCGCCGCTTCCCCCGGCTGCGGGCCCTGGAGCGCGGGGCCCTGTCGCCCACGCCCGAGCACCTGGCGCTGGCCGTGGGCGAGGTGGCGCGCGCGCCGGGCGAGGCGTTCTTCCGCTCGCTGGGGTTGTGGGGGCTGACCACCGGCGTGGTGGCGATGACGCTCTGGTCGGTGATGCAGCTGCCGGGCGGCGTCACCCTGCGGGTCGCGGGGCTGGGGGCGCTGTTCGGCCCGCTCACGTCGCTGCTCGTGTACGGGCTCGTGACCTTGAGGGCGCGGCGCGGCGTGCTGTGGGTGGCGGATCAGGGGCTGACGCATGCGCAGGTCATCGCCGCGCTGCCCCGGCGCTCGCGCATCCGCGCGCGGCTGGTGGCCTTCACCGCCATCTGCGTGGTGACGCCCGCGGTGATGTGCGCGCAGGTCGTCACGGC comes from the Corallococcus caeni genome and includes:
- a CDS encoding OmpA family protein; the encoded protein is MRRISLWAGLALAVAVLTGCPPTYPKCNNDEQCQEKGEVCVQGQCQECATDANCREGFTCQANKCAPKPPECTTDTACGTGRICEAGKCAEAQCKDDSACNGGKCQAGRCQAPKDTCTASTDCGEGQECQSGKCVTADASSKCDYSPVRFGFNESTLDSSAQSRLGELAACIKASQGKITLGGHADERGTEEYNLQLSNRRAAAVKRYLTDLGVPGNRLSTVGYGETRPVSSAATEEGWAENRRVEFQR
- a CDS encoding chemotaxis protein CheW gives rise to the protein MAALESETRQSYLVFACGSSWYAVPAEAAAEVVTFPELTRVPGSPPHLLGVFAHRGEVIPVVDMSLLVGGVTAGSRRAVLVRLSRGTLALTASNVAGVSALMGPLEPLGPSGVHVHLRGPVKSGSRDVAVIDPEGLFDHLSQGG
- a CDS encoding protein CrdC, whose translation is MLPAGRVEGTLLCHVGPHRIAFEAGEVASIAAPDAGMVCAHRAFQGAGGAQRVLVTATGGTVGVDGLEIDSEVLSVLPPSPVVAGASGGSLRGFVLTRGVLWPLLRLEAFQRYLLDLAAEGA
- a CDS encoding methyl-accepting chemotaxis protein; amino-acid sequence: MTPPPELRSLGRWTTRPRIPGSCLGVGVAFLHIHLSHTLPEAGRTPLTWLMFCALALFISVGYARDTRALRTLFALGEGRLPVTSEHLLVAVQEVAAIPGRSFWFVMQGWLGGTLTVALAFPTLAHVPWTEGLRVTVLGLSIGPLSAMLVYLMVVRRARATLERLVELGPSPLEVLAALPPRRMHIRRRLVVFTAIAVLGPSLFILDVAFTRTVTVVDAWAQATTPTERAEVIARARKGEEPPLGLIAGLVTLLILGTAALAGTALAEPLRAITEDATRIARGEVRPPRVIHAEDEVWATSAAFTQMQVQLVQALSQLKRAGIQISSTTEQLVATSTEQEVGADEQAGALNATSATTEELARSAQQIADNAESVSAIAETTFGAAQSGQRGATAFLGAMQRMKEDNEAIADAVVRLNKRVQQIGKVVEFINEIADKSDLLALNAELEGTKAGEVGRGFSLVAAEMRRLAENVIRSTKEIEGLIGEIRDATNGAVMATEAGLKTTELGTLLAAQVDDSLGLILELARQTSHAVRSISLATLQQQTGTDQLAAAMGDILRVTEQNAAATKQMVAANADLSALAADLQHVVQRFHVEPVPGGEPTAAPGASGATGGA